The Pseudarthrobacter sp. NS4 genome includes a window with the following:
- a CDS encoding LysR family transcriptional regulator: protein MDIDPRRLRVLLAIARTGGVLAAADELGITASAVSQQLSKLEDETGHALVVRTPKGSVLTPSGLAIAEAGEEIERALNVARSRMEGGAKVAGVVRIGGFTSFIRTVLIPRLPEWRSQYPQLQIRIVEGDFPALTRLLRQRQLDAVVVELDSTTAGQRALSAGMTEEPLLDEPWKLVVPTGALLSTENIDLSRLPLPWLGVESSAANASVLGRLRESAGAWIETIHQYQDTLTAFALVAAGEGIAVVPTLALSGIVQDGVDVLDVPGLGTRRIVLRRFDPRRSTSAPIDTVARLLRESAAAFDTRSTS from the coding sequence ATGGATATTGATCCGCGCCGCCTGCGCGTGCTTCTTGCGATTGCTCGTACGGGCGGTGTGCTCGCCGCGGCTGATGAGTTGGGGATTACGGCGTCGGCAGTATCCCAGCAGCTCAGCAAATTGGAAGACGAGACGGGGCACGCCTTGGTTGTGCGTACACCCAAAGGCTCGGTTTTGACACCCTCCGGCCTCGCGATCGCAGAAGCCGGCGAAGAGATCGAACGCGCACTCAATGTTGCCCGCTCCCGCATGGAAGGCGGGGCCAAGGTCGCAGGGGTGGTGCGGATTGGCGGTTTCACCAGCTTTATCCGCACAGTGTTGATCCCACGCCTGCCCGAGTGGCGCAGCCAATACCCCCAATTACAGATCCGGATCGTCGAGGGCGACTTCCCTGCGCTGACGCGGTTGCTCCGTCAGCGCCAGCTCGACGCCGTCGTGGTCGAGCTTGACTCAACGACGGCCGGACAACGTGCACTTTCCGCCGGCATGACCGAGGAACCGCTACTGGACGAGCCATGGAAGCTGGTGGTTCCGACGGGTGCCCTGCTCAGCACCGAAAACATCGACCTTTCCCGTCTGCCGCTTCCATGGCTCGGCGTCGAGTCCTCCGCGGCCAACGCTTCTGTCCTGGGCCGGCTCCGTGAGTCAGCGGGCGCCTGGATTGAAACTATCCACCAGTACCAAGACACACTGACCGCTTTTGCCCTCGTCGCTGCCGGCGAGGGCATCGCCGTCGTGCCCACCCTGGCCTTGAGTGGCATTGTTCAGGATGGGGTGGACGTCCTGGACGTCCCTGGTCTGGGTACACGACGCATCGTTCTGCGGCGGTTCGACCCGCGCCGGTCAACCAGCGCGCCGATAGACACCGTTGCACGCCTCCTACGGGAATCGGCTGCAGCGTTCGACACACGATCGACATCCTGA
- a CDS encoding aconitase X swivel domain-containing protein — translation MGDSASTTVNAQQILVPGEARGEVAASERMLSFWGGVDPLTGIVIDQRHPLHGVSLAGKIVVLPKGKGSSTGSYVMLDALVEGAGPAGILMNKVDEIISLGAVVYDEFYSKTIPVLVLNDEDFSRALTATHAEILAEGQVVLHG, via the coding sequence ATGGGCGACAGCGCCAGTACGACAGTAAACGCACAACAGATCCTTGTCCCGGGGGAAGCACGGGGGGAGGTGGCAGCTAGCGAGCGAATGCTTAGCTTCTGGGGCGGCGTCGATCCGTTGACCGGAATCGTCATCGACCAGCGCCATCCACTTCACGGCGTTTCCCTGGCCGGAAAGATCGTGGTCCTCCCCAAAGGGAAAGGATCCAGCACGGGAAGCTACGTCATGCTTGACGCCTTGGTTGAAGGGGCAGGCCCGGCAGGCATCCTTATGAACAAAGTTGACGAAATTATCTCCTTGGGAGCGGTTGTGTACGACGAGTTCTATTCAAAAACGATTCCCGTTCTGGTGCTCAATGACGAAGACTTCTCGCGTGCTTTGACGGCCACGCATGCAGAAATCCTCGCGGAGGGGCAGGTGGTCCTTCATGGGTAG
- a CDS encoding aconitase X catalytic domain-containing protein: MSLLSLSKEDLEMLDGSHGKAAQQAMRIIVRMAHIQQATELVDISHVHIGGSIYTGKGSLNVIEELVSNGAQVRVPTTVNSISIDRSQRGVWNSGNEFDTNAGRLATALEAMGANPIFSCTPYVFPKTPQFGQNVLWAESNAIVYANSVIGARTNRHGDFMDVCAALTGRVPKSGLHLSENRRGTLLVHVPDVAGADPSFYTVLGYLIGKHAAADIPVIEGIRQKPSLEELKSLCATLATSGAVGMFHMVDVTPEAPTLEAALGNVEPQRRFDVTKDQLRQVWNELSSASSTTLSMVAMGSPHATLGDLAELRALVSGKKKHPRVEFLITTSRFVRDRAQELGIVKDLEEFGVRISTDTCLCMFNSSRVPSDATGIMTNSGKFAHYGPGLISRGIYFGAAKDCVDSAIAGKPVISEPGWLRS; the protein is encoded by the coding sequence GTGTCTTTGCTTTCCCTCTCCAAAGAAGATCTGGAGATGCTCGACGGAAGCCATGGCAAAGCTGCGCAGCAGGCTATGCGAATTATCGTTCGCATGGCTCATATCCAGCAGGCCACGGAGCTGGTCGATATTTCCCACGTGCACATTGGGGGAAGCATTTACACGGGCAAGGGAAGCCTGAACGTCATAGAAGAGCTGGTTTCCAATGGGGCTCAGGTTCGTGTCCCCACCACGGTCAACTCCATTTCCATCGACCGAAGCCAGAGAGGGGTTTGGAACAGCGGCAACGAGTTCGACACCAACGCAGGTCGGTTGGCAACAGCACTTGAAGCAATGGGTGCAAACCCTATCTTCTCCTGCACACCCTACGTGTTCCCAAAGACGCCCCAGTTTGGACAAAACGTTCTGTGGGCGGAGTCCAACGCGATCGTTTATGCCAATAGCGTGATAGGTGCTCGGACAAACCGTCACGGGGACTTCATGGACGTGTGCGCTGCACTGACCGGACGCGTTCCAAAATCAGGCCTGCACCTGAGCGAGAACCGACGCGGAACCCTTCTCGTGCACGTCCCGGATGTAGCCGGTGCTGACCCAAGCTTCTATACCGTTTTGGGATACCTCATTGGGAAGCACGCCGCGGCGGATATTCCTGTAATCGAGGGAATCCGGCAAAAACCCTCTCTTGAAGAGCTTAAGAGCCTCTGCGCGACGCTCGCCACCTCCGGGGCTGTCGGGATGTTTCATATGGTGGACGTGACACCGGAGGCCCCGACACTGGAGGCTGCTCTTGGCAACGTCGAGCCGCAGCGCCGGTTCGACGTGACGAAGGACCAGCTTCGCCAAGTTTGGAACGAGCTATCAAGTGCTTCCAGTACCACTCTAAGCATGGTGGCAATGGGAAGCCCACACGCGACCTTGGGCGACCTGGCCGAACTCAGGGCCCTTGTTAGTGGGAAGAAGAAGCACCCTCGCGTCGAGTTCCTGATTACTACTAGCAGATTCGTGCGTGACCGAGCCCAAGAGCTCGGCATCGTGAAGGATTTGGAAGAGTTCGGAGTGCGGATCAGCACCGATACCTGTTTATGTATGTTCAATAGCAGCCGCGTTCCATCAGACGCTACCGGCATCATGACTAACTCCGGGAAGTTTGCGCACTATGGCCCAGGATTGATCAGTCGGGGAATTTACTTTGGCGCCGCAAAGGATTGCGTTGACTCGGCTATTGCCGGCAAGCCGGTCATTAGCGAACCTGGCTGGTTGCGGTCTTGA
- a CDS encoding HutD/Ves family protein has product MPGSNSSGSTTGAVRSVLYASLLPPVHWKNGGGITREIALAPQGAGYADFDWRLSLADIVESGPFSSLPGVDRHFLMGTKGSLKMIIDGRPRQLALGSRAVFAGEADVAVEVIQGPTRNLNLMTRREVCGGSIEMLQIRAPFLVGAGRGPVAVVVLAGTVELKDGTTLEPFHVLIPGPDEEPVLGHDALVAAVRVWRKPPA; this is encoded by the coding sequence ATGCCTGGATCCAATTCCTCAGGAAGCACCACCGGCGCCGTCCGGTCGGTGCTCTACGCCTCTCTGCTTCCGCCGGTGCACTGGAAAAATGGTGGTGGAATCACCCGCGAGATCGCCCTAGCACCGCAGGGTGCCGGGTACGCGGACTTCGACTGGCGCTTAAGCCTCGCTGACATTGTCGAAAGCGGCCCGTTTTCATCGCTGCCGGGAGTCGACCGCCATTTCCTGATGGGAACCAAGGGCTCTTTGAAGATGATCATTGACGGCCGGCCGCGGCAGCTCGCGTTGGGTTCCCGTGCTGTTTTCGCCGGCGAGGCGGACGTCGCCGTGGAAGTCATTCAGGGCCCTACCCGAAACCTGAACCTCATGACGAGGCGGGAAGTCTGCGGCGGTTCGATTGAAATGCTGCAGATTAGGGCCCCATTCCTTGTCGGGGCCGGACGCGGTCCCGTGGCTGTCGTGGTACTTGCGGGGACCGTAGAGCTGAAAGACGGCACTACATTGGAACCGTTCCATGTCCTGATTCCTGGACCGGATGAAGAACCTGTACTGGGCCACGATGCACTGGTCGCCGCGGTCCGGGTCTGGAGGAAGCCGCCAGCATGA
- a CDS encoding aminotransferase class I/II-fold pyridoxal phosphate-dependent enzyme: protein MPQNILENLQVGTPSSAWRFRIDTWDFLSYAAKQLVTPAPGGAAGIHLHSEIRRLLQLLEAIEPYWAFPGLQQVSDLRTKMEAGEYKDAFEIVENVKRGIKRSPHSIEEGNALIPEEGEQTVTGDEPSRGRLKPKFEVLVIDDCPVEESEALRAEMRRQRRQGDAFDYEVNVVPSFEDALVAILLNPDIQACIIRPGFCTASGHPLGPDLRQFLAAFAGEDLDPLRPIQRILMLADKLAGLRPELDLYLVAGVAIEKLAGSLTRRFRRIFLRADSLELHLSLLRGINDRYETPFFTALQSHSRKPAGVFHALPLSRGGSVVNSKWISDMGEFYGLNLFLAETSATSGGLDSLLDPHGSIKEAQTLAARAFGAQKSFFVTNGTSTANKIVHQSIVKPGDVVLVDRNCHKSHHYALMLAGARVAYLDSYPLDEYSFYGAVPLSSIKKMLLDYRRAGRLDQVKMIALTNCTFDGIVYDVERVMSECLAIKPDLVFLWDEAWFAFAGFHPVYRRRTAMTSARKLEAMFRDPGYAARYEQQRTDLFDPETHAPINDDLWLTTRLIPDPQQARLRVYATQSTHKTLTSLRQGSMIHVYDQDFSRLNEEAFREAYMTHTSTSPNYQILASLDIGRRQAEFEGFELVQKQADLAISITEAVSQHRLLKKYFRILSTAELVPGQYRETSYENPLREGLAAMDEAWRRDEFVVDPSRLTLYIGLTGIDGDTFKHTHLMDRFGIQINKTSRNSVLFMTNIGTSRSSVAYLIEVLVKLAEALEEEQRALSPRATEARASRVLRLTTAPPALPDFSHFAERYRCHPETPDGDLRAAYFDTYETGATEYLSATDIGQRLEAGEEVISAGFVTPYPPGFPILVPGQTITPGILDFMSALDTREIHGYDHEFGFRVMTPESAKNLTED from the coding sequence ATGCCGCAGAACATCCTTGAGAATTTACAGGTAGGAACACCGAGCAGCGCATGGCGCTTCCGGATCGACACTTGGGATTTCCTTTCCTATGCCGCCAAGCAGCTTGTCACGCCCGCCCCGGGCGGCGCCGCCGGCATTCATCTCCACAGCGAAATCCGCCGATTGCTTCAATTACTCGAAGCCATCGAGCCCTACTGGGCATTTCCCGGCCTCCAACAGGTCAGCGACCTGCGCACCAAGATGGAGGCCGGCGAGTACAAGGATGCCTTTGAGATCGTCGAAAACGTCAAGCGCGGCATCAAGAGGTCCCCGCACAGCATCGAGGAAGGCAATGCCCTCATACCGGAAGAAGGCGAACAGACCGTCACTGGAGACGAACCCTCCCGCGGCCGGCTAAAGCCCAAATTCGAAGTGCTCGTTATCGACGATTGCCCTGTGGAAGAGAGCGAGGCCCTTCGCGCTGAGATGCGCCGCCAGCGCCGCCAAGGCGACGCCTTTGACTACGAAGTAAACGTTGTCCCCAGCTTTGAGGACGCCCTGGTCGCGATCTTGCTGAATCCCGATATCCAAGCCTGCATTATCCGGCCGGGTTTTTGTACTGCCTCCGGGCATCCACTGGGCCCGGATCTGCGTCAATTCCTGGCTGCGTTCGCCGGCGAGGACCTCGATCCCCTCCGGCCGATCCAGCGAATCCTGATGCTTGCCGACAAGTTGGCAGGGCTGCGGCCGGAATTGGATCTCTACCTTGTTGCCGGCGTCGCCATCGAGAAACTCGCCGGGTCACTGACCCGGCGCTTCCGCCGCATATTCCTCAGGGCTGACAGTCTTGAACTGCATCTGTCCCTGCTCCGGGGAATCAACGACCGCTACGAAACGCCGTTTTTCACGGCGTTGCAGAGCCACAGCAGGAAACCGGCCGGCGTCTTCCATGCCCTCCCCCTCTCGCGCGGGGGATCCGTCGTGAACTCGAAGTGGATCAGCGACATGGGCGAGTTCTACGGCCTGAACCTGTTCCTCGCCGAGACGTCGGCGACCTCCGGCGGTCTGGATTCTCTGCTGGACCCGCACGGCTCCATCAAAGAAGCCCAGACTCTTGCGGCCCGGGCCTTCGGGGCGCAGAAATCCTTCTTCGTCACTAATGGCACCTCGACCGCCAACAAAATCGTGCACCAGTCCATTGTGAAACCCGGAGACGTCGTGCTCGTGGACCGCAACTGCCACAAATCCCACCACTACGCACTCATGCTGGCAGGGGCCAGAGTCGCCTACCTCGATTCCTACCCGTTGGACGAGTACTCCTTTTACGGGGCCGTTCCCCTGTCCAGCATCAAGAAAATGTTGCTCGACTACCGCCGGGCCGGAAGGCTGGATCAGGTTAAGATGATTGCCCTGACCAACTGCACCTTCGACGGAATCGTGTACGACGTCGAACGCGTCATGAGCGAATGCCTCGCCATAAAACCCGACCTGGTGTTCCTCTGGGACGAAGCTTGGTTCGCGTTCGCCGGTTTCCACCCCGTGTACCGGCGCCGCACCGCGATGACATCCGCGCGCAAACTCGAAGCCATGTTCCGGGATCCTGGCTACGCAGCCCGGTACGAACAGCAGCGCACGGATCTGTTCGACCCGGAGACTCACGCACCAATCAATGATGACCTGTGGCTGACAACGCGACTTATCCCGGATCCTCAGCAGGCACGCCTGCGCGTCTACGCGACCCAGTCCACACATAAGACACTGACATCCCTTCGGCAGGGGTCCATGATCCATGTCTACGACCAAGACTTCAGCCGCCTGAACGAAGAGGCGTTCCGCGAGGCCTACATGACCCACACGTCGACCTCACCGAACTACCAAATCCTGGCCTCCCTGGACATCGGACGGCGCCAGGCGGAGTTCGAAGGCTTTGAACTGGTCCAGAAACAAGCCGACCTCGCGATCAGCATCACTGAAGCCGTGAGTCAGCACCGCCTCCTGAAGAAGTACTTCCGCATCCTCTCCACCGCCGAGCTGGTTCCCGGCCAATACAGGGAAACAAGCTACGAAAACCCCCTCCGTGAGGGACTGGCAGCCATGGACGAAGCCTGGCGGCGGGACGAATTCGTCGTTGACCCAAGCCGGCTCACTCTCTATATCGGGCTCACCGGCATCGACGGTGACACATTCAAGCACACGCATCTGATGGACCGGTTCGGCATCCAGATCAACAAGACCTCCCGGAACAGCGTGCTCTTCATGACCAACATCGGCACGTCACGTAGTTCGGTGGCCTACCTCATCGAGGTCCTGGTTAAGCTCGCCGAAGCCCTTGAAGAGGAACAACGAGCCCTTAGCCCCCGGGCAACCGAAGCCCGGGCATCACGGGTCCTGAGGCTCACCACCGCTCCCCCGGCCCTACCGGACTTTTCCCACTTTGCCGAAAGGTACCGCTGCCATCCCGAGACGCCGGACGGCGACCTCAGAGCCGCTTATTTCGACACTTACGAAACCGGCGCAACCGAGTACCTTTCGGCCACAGACATCGGACAGAGGCTCGAAGCAGGCGAAGAAGTTATATCGGCCGGCTTCGTTACCCCCTATCCGCCCGGGTTCCCCATTCTCGTGCCTGGCCAAACCATCACACCCGGGATCCTCGACTTCATGTCAGCACTGGATACCAGGGAGATCCACGGTTACGACCATGAATTCGGCTTCCGCGTAATGACACCGGAGTCCGCGAAAAACCTTACGGAGGACTGA